One region of Miscanthus floridulus cultivar M001 chromosome 19, ASM1932011v1, whole genome shotgun sequence genomic DNA includes:
- the LOC136526726 gene encoding uncharacterized protein, with translation MVRGVAAFGFAGLCLAFATLELFTFLYPQCGAGTGTTTSAEAPLLHSAAEVFPPLAAVVVLFIAVALNYHHLTGRRVVAVPVAGAGNGRRSISRLVMFALCVSAGTLEFIVFGQATGGGAEDHGGAQARALAMAALRALPAAATGTFFSGMSLIIVAHVHAGGEGGGTGAVAGDELIQGLLRLLTKVVVGAAAALVGLIAMALTFYGAKC, from the exons ATGGTGAGGGGTGTCGCCGCCTTCGGCTTTGCCGGCCTGTGTCTGGCCTTCGCCACCCTCGAGCTCTTCACCTTCCTGTACCCGCAGTGCGGTGCGGGCACGGGCACCACGACATCCGCTGAAGCCCCACTGCTCCACAGCGCGGCCGAGGTTTTTCCGCCGTTGGCTGCGGTGGTGGTCCTCTTCATCGCCGTCGCGCTCAACTACCACCACTTGACGGGTCGCCGCGTCGTTGCTGTGCCCGTGGCCGGCGCGGGCAACGGGCGGCGCTCGATCTCGAGGCTTGTCATGTTCGCGCTATGCGTCTCCGCTGGGACGCTCGAGTTCATCGTGTTCGGGCAGGCCACCGGTGGTGGTGCGGAGGATCACGGGGGTGCCCAAGCTCGCGCGCTCGCCATGGCTGCTCTCCGCGCGCTGCCTGCCGCGGCGACGGGCACGTTCTTTTCGGGGATGTCGCTCATCATCGTCGCGCACGTCCACGCCGGCGGCGAGGGTGGTGGTACCGGTGCCGTCGCCGGAGACGAGCTGATCCAGGGGCTCCTCCGCCTCCTCACCAAGGTCGTGgtcggagcggcggcggcgctcgtcgGCCTAATCGCCATGGCCCTCACCTTCTACGGCGCCAA ATGCTAA